ATCCAGGAAAAGGTGGGGGCAGGGAGGTCCTCAGgccgagagagaagggaggaaagtgtagtcacaaggctgagactgggacacacaagtACATTGAAATTGCTGGGGAAACATCCAATTGGGAGGTGTGATCATTGtcaagaggagatggaggaataTGTTCTATTTCAGTGCCAGAAATatgtgagagaaagggagtgatTATTATTTGATGTGAGGAGTAATGTGATTGAAGAGCCCGGATTAAGTGAACTGCTGGGGAAATCTTCAGGGGATGTAGTATTTAATTATGTATTTTGTTTCCTTAGGGAGATGAGATTATTGGGTTGGATTTAGACCATCGCTGTCTCTGGTCCACattccagtccagttggtggcggttatgcaccttaaagttggttgccaactgccaTATAAAATCCACAGAATAAGGAGGATaccagcctcacactccagtacagtagatgGCGGCATATGCACCTTTAAATTGGTTGCGATCCGCCAAAAGAAGAAGAACAGCCGTGAGTGGCGGTAGTCGGCCATATTGTCCCTGAGACAGCAAAAATCATACGCAAGTACACCGGCGAGAGGAAAGGAAGGGATCCTGCCTTCACTCCGCTCCTAAAAGAGGAGGTGGGTCACAGATTTGATCAAAGAGGTAACTAACTATACAATGGAAGTTTGGACTCTGGTTCAAATTATTTTATGAAACAGGCAGtcagttagctatctagctagtttTCAAGCTTGCCATTGGGACTGGTGACTAACGCGTTAGCTCGCTGGGCTAGATGAGACTACcggtagctagctactgtagttgGATAACACAACTGTCCAATGTAGTTATTGCTGCCAAACTGCGCAAACCAGCCatgcgttagctagctagatatgtgaaagtgctaacgttagctagtataGCTAATCTTTGAAGCAACCCCTCAGCGTTTCCTAATCTTGGTcttggggaccccaaggggtgcacctATTGGTTTTTGCCCTAGTAGCACCACACAGCTGATCCAAATAATAAACTGATCGTtgagctttgatcatttgaatctgCTGTGTAGTGTTCAAAACGTGCATCCCTTAGGATCGCCAGGAACGAGTTTGGGGATACGCTGCAACCTACAGTTGTTACATTGATTTCGTTAACGtttttattttaatgtttttatttaactaggcaagtcagttaagaacaaattattatttacaatgaaagcCTACTTGTAAAGCccctccggccaaaccctcccctaacccgtacgacgctgggtcaattgtgcaccgccctatgggactcccgatcacggccggttattGATACGGCCCGGGAtggaacccgggtctgtagtggcgcctctagcagtgccttagaccgccacTCGGGAGACGTTAGTCTAGTTAACTATCGTAACTACTTATGAGGCACTGAGCAAACAAACATTTCTTATTCCTCAAAAGCTAGATACACGTTTGTTGTCAAACATGGCATTAGCTACTGTTACCTACCGTTAGTTAGCTATATCTTAGCCAGAGGGCAGCAACACCACTTCTCCCCAAAGGTGTCTTGCATCCATTGCAGAGAAGATTATTTATTGCTACATCTTTTTCGAATTAAACTATGCTAACTTTAGAATGATGTGGAACTCGCCTGTAGCATGTTGGTTAATATTAAATTGAAATCTAAAGGCAACTGTCACTCAGTGGTTGCTAGTTGCTCGAAGCAGAACAAATGCACTCTGTTACAATGGTGTCGTGACCCGGATCCACAGTTGGGCTCTGCCCGGCTGCTGAGGTAACTTCAAGGAGTAGGAGGTTGGTCTTTATGATGGGTGGGAGTTTGAGACAAAATATCTAAAGGATCATATTATTAAACATACTTTCCAAATGTGCGTCTGTTGTAGACCCACTGCCTCTGCATACCTCGTGTCACTTCATAATGACCAACCATCCTGCCCACCAGCACAATAAGTTGAAATGGAATTGTATATGAGTTTTGGCTTCCCACGGATAGTTGCTAAAAGCACTTACTTTAAGCCTAGGTCAGCTACATACTATATCACATCTGGCCGCATTTGGGATTCCTATAGGGCGGTACACAATTTGCCCAGTGTCATCCTGGGTTggccatcattataaataagaatttgttcgtaactgacttgcctagttaaataaaggtttaaataaATGAAAAAGCATACCTATGCCAACCTCCATACAGAGCTAGAGGATATATTTGACAGGCACCAGAGTTATGACCGTTTGTTGTTGGCAAAGATAAGCGAAGGCTTGACTATTGCAGGGGAAATGGTCTATTGGCATGACATATGGATAGATCTCATCATTTATCAATAGAAGCCTATATATGAGTATGTATGAACATTTTTCTGAACAAATGGGACCTTCTGTTAGAGTATAAAAAGTCAAATGTGATAGTATTTTCAcccctttttttgtgtgtgtggtggtaatgATGAATTCCATCAAACTTTGATGATCAGGGCAGTAAGAGAATGGATTTTGTATTTTAAACTAAATCAATAGTTGCATAGCTTATCCCCACCAGCTTTAGTAATTAAACATTGTCAATACTTTATGGGCGATGCAGTGACACATTTTAAAACAGCCTGCTGGTAATCAGGCCTTTAATTTAGTTTGCAACAACAAATGCAGTGTTGTAACAGTGCATCAAAttgcattacacacacacctgtagagACTTTGATTGTCTGCACTGGTCATCAGTTCTGCAGGGAGTTTTTACACCCATGTCAATGATACATATTTGATCTGGCCTAGGTGATGGTCTCAAATATAACTgacattgtcccccccccccatccccctgttGTCTCAGCTGTCCTCCCCTGGTGCCCCCCCACCCTATAGCCAAAGCCCCCCCTTACCCCCTGCCCTGCCAGGAAGAGGCCCCTGACCTGTTACCCCACCTTCCCTCTTCTCCCGCCTACTCTCTTCCCTCCTCATCCTTCTCTGCAGTAAGTGCACCCCCACTCCTCTGCCAAGCTGTCGGACATGTCAGGACCCGTGCCGAGTCGGGCCCGCGTGTACACCGATGTCAACACACAACGGCCCAGGGAGTACTGGGACTATGAGTCCCATGTGGTGGAATGGGGGTATGCagcgaccacacacacacacacaaactcccagTCTCTAAATTAAGTCCGAAAATGTTGGTTGGTGCTTGCTAAACAAACGGATTACTTTCTCTTCTTTGCACATTGAAACTCTGCGGTTTAATTCCAATTTCCTTGAattgtgtaattgacaaaaacaatTCTGACCTCAGAAATCAAGATGACTTCCAGTTGGTGCGGAAGCTGGGACGTGGAAAGTACAGTGAAGTGTTTGAAGCAATCAACATCACCAACAATGAGAAGGTTGTGGTGAAAATACTCAAGGTAAGGCCACGATGAGAAATCAATATCATTGAGATCATAGATTTGCCATTTGATACAGACTCACATTGGCTTGTTGGAATCATATTGAAGTAAAACCACCCCGACAATCAATACAATTGGTCTTTAATTGTGTCCATAGCCTgtcaagaagaagaaaatcaaGCGTGAAATTAAGATCCTGGAGAACCTCCGCGGAGGCCCCAACGTCATCTCCCTTGTAGACATCGTCAAAGACCCAGTGGTGAGGAGGAATGGTGGGGAAAGAGATGTGAAAACTGTATTACACTTTTAGAGGGGCTCCCATGACTTTAATGCAACAACCCCTTCTTTTCTTTCAGTCTCGGACTCCGGCCTTGGTCTTTGAACATGTCAACAACACAGACTTCAAGGTAAGATGGAGCATCCGTTTTAACCCCGGAGTCGTATTCATTAGACCACACCGCATCAAAACGTTTTGCGTTTCttacaagttcaggtagtccgtCCTCgttgcagtctgttttcttctgtttcttGACAGTGTACATCTCTATTCAGAAACAAAGCCCTATGAAACCTTTTTTGGCGTGCATGTTGTTTCCCCGTACTCCAGTGTGTACATTTGAAGtctgaggtttacatacaccttagccaaatacatttaaactcagttgttcacaattcctgacatttaatcctagtaaaaatgccctgtcttaggttagttaggatcaccacttcattttaagaatgtgaaatgtcataatagttgagaatgatttatttcagcttttatttctttcatcacattcccagtgggtcagaagtttacatacactgaattaatatttggtatcattgcctttaaatagttttaactatggtcaaacgtttcgggtagccttccacaagcttcccacaataagttgggtgaattttggcccattcctcctgacagagctggtgtaactgagtcaggtttgtaggcctcgttGCTcaaacacgctttttcagttctgcacacacattttctataggattgaggtcaggactttgatggccactctaataccttgactttgttgtccttaagccattttgccacaactttggaagtatgcttgaggtcattgtccatttggaagacctgacttcctgactgatgttgcttcaatatatccacatattttccaTCCttatgatgctatctattttgtgaagcgcaccagtccctcctgcaggaaagcacccccaccacatgatgctgccacccctgttctacacggttgggatggtgttcttcggcttgcaagcatcctcctatttcctccaaacataacggtggtcattatggccgaacagttctttttttgcttcatcagaccagaggtcagttctccaaaaagtacgatctttgtccccatgtgcagttgcaaccgtagtctggctttttatggcgattttggagcattggcttcttccttggtgagcggcctttcaggttatgtcgatataggactcgtttttctgtggatatagatacttttgtaccggtttcctccaacattttcacaaggtcctttgcagccgttctgagattgatttgcactttttgcaccgaagtacgttcatctctaagagacagagcGCGTcgccttcctgagcgatatgacggctgcgtggtcccatggtgtttatacttgcgtagtattgtttgtacagatgaacgtggtaccttcaggcgttaggaaattgctcccaaggatgaactagacttgtggaggtctacaattgtttgggggggggggggggggggggggggggggggggggggggtcttggtggatttcttttgattttcccatgatgtcaaggtaggccttgaaatacatccacaggtacacctccaattgacctccacctccaattgacccaaatggtgtcaattagcctatcggaagcttctaaagccatgacataatttactggaattttccaagctgtttaaaggcacagtcaacttagtgtatgtaaacttctgacccactggaattatgatacagtgaagtaatctgtctgtaaacaattgtttgagaaattacttgtcatgcacaaagtagatgtcctaacctacttgccaaaactatagtttgttaacaaggcatttgtggagtggttgaaaagcaagttttaatgactccaacatcaGTGTATGTAAACAGGTTCAGTGCTGTCTTCGGGGGCTAGGATGTTTCATGTCTTGTGGTTCTATCCTCAATCACTGGTACACGATGATCCATTGGAATGGTTGCGTCAAGTTTGGTGTTCTGTAATAGGCCTAAGTGTTACCAGTCAGATGCCCAAGTTGATAGCTTGTGATTTGAATAATATGTGAACTCTTTGTATTAGATGATGGGTTCAGGTTGGTTAGACAGATCTATGCATGGACTCTTCACGGTTTGGTTAAATCACGGTATTGATTCATCCGTTTTTACTTGCAGCAATTGTACCAGACCCTAACGGACTATGACATCCGGTTCTACATGTTCGAGATCCTCAAGGTGGGTCTCGTAATGTTGTAATTTGGGTGTACTACCCCATTTCATTTGTGCTCTTAAAATGTATTGGAAGGCCCAGAGACTGCTAGACATAAGTCAGCATTTTCCTCTCCCAAAACAAGACTATTCGGGTGCTTAGAGTATACGCCCGTTGTTTGTCTGACGGTTACATATTAACCGTCTATTTGCCCATCAACATGTTTGTGCGCCCACACAGGAAGAAAACATAACTTAATTAAATCCCCAGCCTCCTTGTTGTTAACATGCAGCCATTTTGGCTCTGTCCGCAGGCCCTGGACTACTCCCACAGCATGGGAATCATGCACAGGGACGTAAAACCCCACAACGTGATGATTGATCACGAACACCGCAAGGTGAGTGTTTATGACCAATGCGGCAGAGGCACGGTTATTTTCCCTCCATCCGATTTGCCCGTAGACAAGACCTTTGTCATTTTAACATTttatgtgacaaaaaaaaaaatacgctAGTTTAAATGGAAATATTTTAACTCTTGATGAATCAGCTTATGATGTATTATTGGAGCTGTAATACAAGCAGATATTGCACAACAACATTACAATGCCCAAGTAGTCCCTCCCCGTTTGTCTCTTTAATTATGTTTGTtgtcctaatgaacacaaccctgttctGCTCCTCTCAGTATCGACTTTCTGTGTTTGTGTTCTTCCAGCTGCGCCTTATTGACTGGGGTCTGGCTGAGTTCTACCACCCGGGACAGGAGTATAATGTCCGAGTGGCTTCTCGCTACTTCAAAGGACCTGAGCTTCTGGTCGATTATCAGGTATGTTGTCCAGCTACTGTTCTTAATTGTCAAGCTCAGTCTATATTATTTTCTGTTGTGTAGATCACAGCTACATGCACACATACCCTTTTCACACCGTAGTTACTGGAACCATGCTCAACAAGGCAATGTGAAAACTAAACAGGCAAATCTCCCATTGGTCATTCAAATCCATTTCATTAGATGGTCCCAATATTTCCCTAAGGGTCTGTTGCAAGCATCTCTTAAATTCTGACATCTTGGCTTTTCTCTAACTCACTGATTTGACTGTCTTCTTCTTCCAGATGTATGACTACAGTCTGGACATGTGGAGCTTGGGCTGCATGTTGGCCAGCATGGTCTTCAGGAAGGAGCCTTTCTTCCACGGCCACGACAACTACGACCAGGTAAACACTATCCAATACGTTGTACACCATGTTTCAATGGTCTACTACGACCAGGTAAACACTATCCAATACGTTGTACACCATGTTTCAATGGTCTACTACGACCAGGTAAACACTATCCAATACGTTGTACACCATGTTTCAATGGTCTACTATGACCAGGTAAACACTATCCAATACGTTGTACACCATGTTTCAATGGTCTACTACGACCAGGTAAACACTATCCAATACGTTGTACACCATGTTTCAATGGTCTACTACGACCAGGTAAACACTATCCAATATGTTGTACACCATGTTTCAATGGTCTACTACGACCAGGTAAACACTATCCAATACGTTGTACACCATGTTTCAATGGTCTACTACGACCAGGTAAACACTATCCAATACGTTGTACACCATGTTTCAATGGTCTACTACGACCAGGTAAACACTATCCAATACGTTGTACACCATGTTTCAATGGTCTACTACGACCAGGTAAACACTATCCAATATGTTGTACACCATGTTTCAATGGTCTACTACGACCAGGTAAACACTATCCAATACGTTGTACACCATGTTTCAATGGTCTACTACGACCAGGTAAACACTATCCAATACGTTGTACACCATGTTTCAATGGTCTACTACGACCAGGTAAACACTCCAAAACGTTGTCCGCCATGTCGCAAGGGCCCCATTCATTACAAGTGACGAGAATAACCTTGTGCCTGTTCAGGAGGGTGAAAGGTTCCAGAACATTCCGATGGAAATGGATTGTATACAACAGATTTGATTATGTCAGGTACTATAGGGAATCCTGTCAGTTCTATTCATAAATTATATTTCCCCATTTTCCCCCCCCCCTTTGTCAGTTGGTGAGAATAGCCAAGGTGTTGGGAACGGAAGACCTGTACGACTACATTGACAAGTACAACATAGAGTTGGAGCCTCGGTTCAATGACATTCTGGGAAGGTAGTTGGTTGTCTGTCTTTTACTAATGTGTGGTTTTCTGCACTTGTTTTGGGCACTTAGTAAAACCAACTCCTGAATCTAAACGCACACAGCTGCTCTTAACCAGCTCTCCCCTTCCAGACACTCTCGTAAGCGGTGGGAGCGCTTCGTCCACAGTGAGAACCAGCAACTGATCAGTCCTGAGGGTCTGGACTTTCTGGACAAGCTGCTGCGCTATGACCATCAGGCCCGGTTGACTGCCCGCGAGGCCATGGATCACCCCTACTTCTGTGAGTGTGGATGTTGAAGgtttttaaaggtagactcagcgatgcATGAAGTAAACAGCAATATCGGGTTGatttccgcaacaactaagagTGTTGAAGTGCAAGGCTAAATTCCTTCGCTGTTCTGGTCCCGTAGATACCACGTTGTAATGACGTGAAGCGTACATGGCCAGATAACATGTCTGGCTGTATGAGATCACAGTTTCGCATCACGCTCATTTGAATGTCTACGGTGCTGTTCATGACAATGTCATAATGCTGAGTCTCGGAAAgttgatttatttaaaaaaaaaaaatctcacattCTGTGAGATGAATTTCTAGGTTGGTGATGATCTTAGAATATTCTCTGAAAGTTGCCCACATAATAATGATTGGAATGGAACTGCTGTGGGTTTGTTGATTAGATGAGAAAATGATTTAGTTGTGGCTGCTGCTGACAGGAAAGATGGTCCGAACTGTAACCCTGTGTGCTTTGTTCTGTGGTGTTTTTATTATGTCTTTGAACCTGTGGTCCTCTATATGGCTCTATAGGCCAAGCTGCAGTTACAACAGCAAATAAAAGGCTTGTTATAACTGGGGTTACTTCGCATTGCAACAAGGTTTCTCTTTAAAAGCAACTCACAGCTTAAACAGTTTTTTTAAGGGAGACTGATGTTCTGGTCTCTTCACATTTAGTTGGCTTTGCTATCGTTTGTTTGTGCTAATcatggtcgtgttcattagggcacataaGCAAAACGTTTTGTAGTGGCAAAGAAAAACAAATGTTTCTTCTACCGCTTTTTACTCAGTTTTCATCCATTTTGTATTTAATGAACATGGCCCAGTTCAAGGTGGTCATTAGTAGTTGCTTATGACTATCTACTTGCAGTAGCTGGAGACTAGGGACTCGACTGTTGTCGTGACTTGACTAATATTAATCTGATTACTTATCTAATCAACTaactgtttaattgttacccgattttaaaataacaattaactcattaggatttgaGGCACCATGAGAGAAGTTCTTTTAGAGTTACCATCtcctgaattaaactctaaaaggtctttacctatcacatctataaactgtcaacttattaatcataaccttgtatcatatcatcattctgaacagtcgtaacctccttgcatctgcaaaatCTAGAGCCTtgtgattcagtactacacaaattggtttatttatttactagttAATTAAATGTTAACACagaataaacatacacacttaatatgttAAACAGGTCCCTAGTGGAATGACAACAATATGGCTGCTTGTTACAAAAGATGGGatgggggggcagagagggacagacgCACTTAACTTTGATACAtttaggctgtatcacaaccggctgtgatcgggagtcccatagggcagcacacaattgccccagcgtcatccggttagggaagggtttggccggggtaggccgtcattgtaaaataactgACTTGTAACCTTTAGTTAACTAGACATCTTTTTTTAATtacagtaatcatatacttttCACACAATTGCCTCCCTCTTCGAGTAAGAAGTCATGAATGTGTTTACGTGAAATGCCTTGGTTCGTCGAGTATCTCTCTCGGAACCGGGCCGCCTTGGAAAGGGGGTTGGGCCTATTCACGGCACGCTTGTAAGGAAGGCACTGATTGTCCCAAAAAAAGTATTCTACTGTTCTTCTCTGTAGTTGTCCGGTATCTGGTGACTTGTCGTGTAGTACTGAACAGAACTACACTTTATTTTCCTTCCATTCGCTTCTGAAGATGATACGTAGAAGATGGGCTAGCCAGCCGGGTCCATGGTTCCCAGTGGGGGGGTGAGAGTAGCGTAATACGATGGTTTATTTTCCTTCCATTCGCTCCTGAAGATGATACGTAGAAGATGGGCTAGCCGGCCGGGTCCATGGTTCCCAGTGGGGGGGTGAGAGTAACGTAATACGATGGTTTGAGCAGAGAGTAGGATTGTCCTACTTAAATTAGCTTTCAAAGATAAttttacttaggacagctaatcagccgtaccagtgattgtccgggaGTTGAGTTTATCGTCTCTACCTCGTGTTGAGATTGAGTTCAGACCACTTTAAAAGTGCGGCTTCACGCTTTTCTGGTCTAGTAGGTTCATTCTTAGCTCATAATTCTATACAGTTTGTTCAAAAGAGCTGTTCCGTCTGGTTGACATGCTCTCTGACCTTACTCGGGCGTGACTTGTTGCTGTGCAAAGTTTGTAAAACAATTTCTTATGGCTCCTAAAATCACATCCCTCTCTGAACAAAAACACATGTTTTATGCACAACACATAGGATGGACACTTCACACATGTAGTGGGTAatctttccaagttacagtattccctttaacatttttaatgacatcacaaaataacaaacgaaATGGCATTAGTGTTCTATAGATCGCCTCTGACATTCCCTACGTTCTattttagaaatattgttccagtatttgcTTTTGAACATGTTAGTTTCAGTGGGAaaaggtctgttgaaacaaagaATGTTCCTTTGGTGAACATTGAAGGAGACCTGAATCTTCTACCTTGATGTACAACAGAGTTAAGGGCGTGAGttgttgggagggggggggtctggttgaagttattcattgcaaacctgatctgacctatttggatcctcacaggacagtcatgacactagAGGTTTGTTCAATATGTGTTTTCTTGTCCACACAGATCCCATTGTGAAAGAGCAGGGTCGCATGCCAGGGTCGGCTAACCTACCCTGTGGAAATACAGCCGTGAGCACAGCCAACATGATCACTGGTGAGCGCACACACACCAACCAGCCTGAATGCCTTCCCGGCTTCTCGTCTGATCT
This is a stretch of genomic DNA from Oncorhynchus mykiss isolate Arlee chromosome 7, USDA_OmykA_1.1, whole genome shotgun sequence. It encodes these proteins:
- the LOC110528522 gene encoding casein kinase II subunit alpha, with amino-acid sequence MSGPVPSRARVYTDVNTQRPREYWDYESHVVEWGNQDDFQLVRKLGRGKYSEVFEAINITNNEKVVVKILKPVKKKKIKREIKILENLRGGPNVISLVDIVKDPVSRTPALVFEHVNNTDFKQLYQTLTDYDIRFYMFEILKALDYSHSMGIMHRDVKPHNVMIDHEHRKLRLIDWGLAEFYHPGQEYNVRVASRYFKGPELLVDYQMYDYSLDMWSLGCMLASMVFRKEPFFHGHDNYDQLVRIAKVLGTEDLYDYIDKYNIELEPRFNDILGRHSRKRWERFVHSENQQLISPEGLDFLDKLLRYDHQARLTAREAMDHPYFYPIVKEQGRMPGSANLPCGNTAVSTANMITGISALPVATALVTLTGSPVLSAATNALSVPVPAAAGPPQ